A DNA window from Engystomops pustulosus chromosome 6, aEngPut4.maternal, whole genome shotgun sequence contains the following coding sequences:
- the LOC140065745 gene encoding nicotinamide N-methyltransferase-like, which produces MDSTLRKRYHVHGFDSRQHLETYLNPDNPEMVFEEDFLRFPIENLMQTFKSGHIKGDILIDISIGSIIHHLYSACDFFNHIIVLKVRERCILELKRWVDTRTGAFHWGYASKLHADVEGKSDHSQDKERKVRSALQHVVKCDLEKENITEPINLPPGDCIISAWILDVICKDKDEYIKYLRKFTKLLKPGGHLILLGVTDTTYFTIHKEKFHVVKYNEDFVKNVLVSEGFTINYSKVMKSKAGSDLIDHQGVLFISASKKE; this is translated from the exons ATGGACTCCACTCTACGTAAGCGCTATCATGTCCATGGCTTTGATTCCAGACAACATCTTGAGACTTACCTTAATCCTGATAATCCTGAAATGGTATTTGAAGAGGACTTCTTGAGATTTCCAATTGAAAATCTTATGCAAACCTTCAAATCAG GTCATATTAAAGGAGATATCTTGATTGACATCAGCATCGGTTCCATCATTCATCATCTGTACTCAGCCTGTGATTTCTTTAACCACATCATTGTACTGAAGGTGAGAGAAAGATGCATCCTAGAGctgaagagatgggtggacacacGTACAGGAGCATTTCACTGGGGATATGCTTCAAAACTTCATGCAGATGTAGAAGGAAAAAG tGATCACTCGCAAGACAAAGAAAGAAAAGTGAGATCAGCGCTGCAACATGTTGTAAAATGTGACCTAGAGAAAGAGAATATAACAGAGCcgataaatttaccaccaggagatTGTATCATTAGTGCTTGGATCCTGGATGTGATATGCAAAGACAAAGATGAATATATTAAATATCTGCGGAAGTTCACAAAGTTGCTTAAACCTGGAGGACACCTCATTTTACTTGGGGTTACAGATACAACTTATTTTACAATTCACAAAGAGAAGTTTCATGTTGTCAAATATAATGAGGATTTTGTCAAGAACGTTTTAGTTAGTGAAGGTTTTACAATTAACTATAGTAAGGTTATGAAGAGCAAAGCTGGGAGTGACCTTATAGACCATCAGGGTGTCCTATTCATTTCAGCTAGCAAAAAGGAGTAG